From one Lycium barbarum isolate Lr01 chromosome 6, ASM1917538v2, whole genome shotgun sequence genomic stretch:
- the LOC132600476 gene encoding uncharacterized protein LOC132600476 isoform X2 encodes MDELRQTLLLTTMELENTRLKAQEELKMRENEIIQLKDMLNRAINDKNEAQEKCQRLVLEKLLLQQQHQFQQTGPLSGVSSIEDEPTIKGLVESTTTNNNNGNFSSSDCDESIVSSPQEKEQQQQDFPILIDKPLPENGKFLQAVMKAGPLLQTLLLAGPLPTWRHPPPPMDTYEIPPPPVVIPNQDPIFNAFNNCGRLNKKRGSVGGLFDDCDTSIGTKYQRVVL; translated from the exons ATGGATGAACTGAGGCAGACACTGTTGCTAACAACAATGGAGTTGGAGAACACAAGGTTGAAAGCTCAAGAGGAGCTAAAAATGAGGGAAAATGAGATAATCCAGCTCAAAGATATGTTAAACAGAGCCATTAATGACAAAAATGAAGCTCAAGAAAAATGCCAAAGATTGGTCTTGGAAAaactcttgctccaacaacaacacCAGTTTCAGCAAACAG GTCCATTATCTGGAGTTTCAAGCATTGAAGATGAACCAACTATCAAAGGCTTAGTAGAatccaccaccaccaacaacaacaatggaaATTTCTCTTCTTCAGATTGTGATGAAAGCATTGTTTCTTCACCACAAGAGAAAGAACAGCAACAACAAGATTTTCCCATTCTTATTGACAAACCATTGCCTGAAAATGGGAAGTTCTTGCAAGCAGTAATGAAAGCAGGGCCACTTTTGCAAACACTTCTTCTTGCTGGCCCACTGCCTACGTGGCGCCACCCACCACCCCCCATGGATACCTATGAAATCCCACCACCTCCTGTTGTGATCCCAAATCAAGATCCAATTTTTAATGCTTTTAACAATTGTGGAAGACTAAACAAGAAAAGGGGTAGTGTTGGTGGTCTTTTTGATGATTGTGATACTTCCATTGGAACAAAATACCAAAGGGTTGTGCTTTGA
- the LOC132600477 gene encoding DNA ligase 1-like, whose product MLSLRSCCYSFKQPSFYNHLKFSLKPSSIFLIISPNKTLNKPLFLNPNSRTMSTKRSAFDVLMANSKKKTPTQDSSPKKRKTPSLETSSKTPQDSILKPIEDTNLVNGSKSKTTDVETSSKTPQNSVSKPIDDTHLVNSSKSEELVKKGKTPNLETSSKTPIDSQDSVLKPIEDTHLVNKSKSEELGVVKKRKMISPDESILEIKKKPANFDPRKAAYWGDGERVPFMFVAKALDAISKESGRIVITEIVTNMLRTVIQTTPEDLLPVVYLSANKIAAAHDGMELGLGDASIIKALAEACGAKEAHIKKQYKELGDLGLVAKASRSSQPLMRKPEALTVAKVFETFRIIAKESGKDSQEKKKNYIKSLLVAATDCEPQYLIRLLQTKLRIGLAEQTILVAIAHAFVYSDKHSSPPAGVDSPLEEAAKIVKQVFSVIPVYEKIIPALLADGVWKLQETCSFSPGVPVGPMLAKPTKGVSEILDKFQDMEFTCEYKYDGERAQIHYMEDGSVEIYSRNAERNTGKFPDVVAAISRLKKPSATSFVLDCELVAYDREKQKILPFQILSTRARKNVVVSEIKVNVCIYAFDILYLNGQPLLQEQLNVRREHLYKSFEEEPGYFQYATAVTSNDLEEITKFLEDAVSGSCEGLIIKTLTKDATYEPSKRSNNWLKLKKDYMESIGDSLDLVPIAAFHGRGKRTGVYGAFLLACYDSNNEEFQSICKIGTGFSEAMLEERSSSLRSKVIPKPKSYYRYAETINPDVWFEATEVWEVKAADLTISPVHRAAQGIVDPGKGISLRFPRLMRVREDKNPEQASSAEMVADMYNAQKHNHKNDQDDNDED is encoded by the exons ATGTTGTCTTTGCGTTCATGTTGCTACTCTTTCAAACAACCCTCATTTTACAACCATCTCAAATTTTCCCTTAAACCCTCTTCAATCTTTCTCATCATCTCTCCTAATAAAACCCTCAATAAACCCCTTTTCTTAAACCCTAATTCAAGAACCATGTCCACTAAACGCTCTGCATTTGATGTCCTTATGGCAAATTCCAAGAAAAAAACACCAACCCAAGATTCCTCACCTAAAAAGAGGAAAACCCCAAGTCTTGAAACTTCAAGTAAAACTCCACAAGATTCAATTTTGAAGCCAATTGAGGACACCAATTTGGTCAATGGGTCGAAAAGTAAAACCACAGATGTTGAAACTTCAAGTAAAACCCCACAAAATTCAGTTTCGAAGCCAATTGATGACACCCATTTGGTGAATTCGTCGAAAAGTGAAGAGTTGGTGAAGAAAGGTAAAACCCCAAATCTTGAAACTTCTAGTAAAACACCTATAGATAGTCAAGATTCAGTTTTGAAGCCGATTGAGGACACCCATTTGGTAAATAAGTCGAAAAGTGAAGAGCTTGGTGTGgtgaagaaaaggaaaatgataAGTCCAGATGAGAGTATTCTTGAAATCAAGAAAAAACCTGCGAATTTCGATCCAAGAAAGGCGGCGTATTGGGGTGATGGTGAGAGAGTGCCGTTTATGTTTGTAGCTAAGGCGTTAGACGCGATTTCAAAGGAGTCAGGAAGGATTGTGATTACTGAAATTGTGACTAATATGTTGAGGACTGTTATTCAGACAACGCCTGAGGATTTGTTGCCCGTTGTATACCTTTCTGCTAATAAAATTGCAGCTGCGCACGATGGTATGGAGCTCGGTCTTGGAGATGCTTCCATTATTAAGGCACTTGCTGAAGCTTGTGGTGCTAAAGAAGCACATATCAAGAAGCAATACAAG GAGCTTGGAGACTTGGGACTTGTTGCTAAAGCAAGCCGTTCATCACAGCCTCTGATGCGTAAACCAGAAGCACTGACTGTTGCCAAAGTTTTTGAGACATTTCGGATTATTGCGAAG GAATCTGGAAAGGATAGtcaggaaaagaaaaagaattacaTTAAATCACTGCTTGTTGCAGCTACTGATTGTGAACCCCAATATTTGATTCGTCTCCTCCAG ACAAAGCTACGCATTGGTTTGGCTGAACAAACAATCTTAGTTGCAATTGCTCATGCGTTTGTGTACTCAGATAAGCATTCGTCACCTCCTGCAGGTGTAGATTCTCCTTTGGAAGAG GCTGCCAAGATTGTAAAGCAAGTGTTCTCTGTAATTCCGGTTTATGAGAAAATTATCCCTGCTCTTCTAGCTGATGGTGTTTGGAAGCTTCAAGAAACATGCAGTTTCTCACCTGGTGTTCCGGTTGGACCTATGCTAGCTAAGCCAACCAAAGGAGTTTCTGAAATTCTTGATAAGTTTCAGGATATGGAGTTTACATGTGAATACAAGTATGATGGTGAACGTGCTCAG ATACACTACATGGAAGATGGTTCCGTTGAGATATACAGCCGAAATGCAGAAAGAAATACAGGAAAGTTTCCCGACGTTGTTGCTGCTATCTCAAG ATTGAAGAAACCTTCTGCAACATCATTTGTTCTTGACTGTGAACTGGTTGCATACGACCGTGAGAAACAGAAGATCCTGCCCTTTCAG ATCCTTAGTACCCGTGCTCGTaagaatgttgttgtgagtgaaATCAAGGTCAATGTGTGCATATATGCTTTTGATATCTTGTATCTTAATGGACAACCACTTCTTCAAGAGCAACTTAATGTCCGCAGAGAG CATCTTTACAAGTCATTTGAAGAAGAACCCGGATATTTCCAGTATGCTACAGCTGTAACCTCAAACGATCTCGAGGAAATAACGAAATTTCTTGAAGATGCGGTCAGTGGCAG TTGTGAGGGATTGATTATCAAAACACTAACTAAAGATGCTACATATGAGCCTTCAAAGCGGTCAAATAACTGGCTAAAACTGAAGAAGGACTACATGGAGAG TATTGGCGACTCACTGGATTTGGTACCAATTGCTGCTTTTCATGGTCGGGGGAAACGTACTG GTGTTTATGGAGCTTTTCTCCTTGCTTGTTATGATAGCAACAACGAGGAGTTCCAGAGCATCTGTAAAATTG GAACTGGGTTTTCTGAAGCAATGCTTGAAGAACGCTCTTCGAGCCTTCGTTCCAAAGTTATTCCTAAACCAAAG TCATATTACAGGTATGCGGAAACCATCAATCCAGATGTATGGTTTGAAGCTACCGAG GTATGGGAAGTGAAAGCCGCTGATCTTACCATCAGCCCTGTCCACCGTGCTGCCCAAGGTATCGTGGATCCCGGGAAG GGAATTTCTTTAAGATTTCCACGTTTGATGCGTGTACGAGAGGACAAGAATCCGGAGCAGGCCTCATCAGCTGAGATg GTTGCGGATATGTATAACGCTCAAAAGCATAATCATAAAAATGATCAGGATGACAATGATGAAGACTAA
- the LOC132600476 gene encoding uncharacterized protein LOC132600476 isoform X1: MDNQRTTLLNWAYFCQGKSMDELRQTLLLTTMELENTRLKAQEELKMRENEIIQLKDMLNRAINDKNEAQEKCQRLVLEKLLLQQQHQFQQTGPLSGVSSIEDEPTIKGLVESTTTNNNNGNFSSSDCDESIVSSPQEKEQQQQDFPILIDKPLPENGKFLQAVMKAGPLLQTLLLAGPLPTWRHPPPPMDTYEIPPPPVVIPNQDPIFNAFNNCGRLNKKRGSVGGLFDDCDTSIGTKYQRVVL, from the exons ATGGATAACCAAAGAACTACTCTTCTTAATTGGGCTTACTTCTGCCAAGGCAAG AGCATGGATGAACTGAGGCAGACACTGTTGCTAACAACAATGGAGTTGGAGAACACAAGGTTGAAAGCTCAAGAGGAGCTAAAAATGAGGGAAAATGAGATAATCCAGCTCAAAGATATGTTAAACAGAGCCATTAATGACAAAAATGAAGCTCAAGAAAAATGCCAAAGATTGGTCTTGGAAAaactcttgctccaacaacaacacCAGTTTCAGCAAACAG GTCCATTATCTGGAGTTTCAAGCATTGAAGATGAACCAACTATCAAAGGCTTAGTAGAatccaccaccaccaacaacaacaatggaaATTTCTCTTCTTCAGATTGTGATGAAAGCATTGTTTCTTCACCACAAGAGAAAGAACAGCAACAACAAGATTTTCCCATTCTTATTGACAAACCATTGCCTGAAAATGGGAAGTTCTTGCAAGCAGTAATGAAAGCAGGGCCACTTTTGCAAACACTTCTTCTTGCTGGCCCACTGCCTACGTGGCGCCACCCACCACCCCCCATGGATACCTATGAAATCCCACCACCTCCTGTTGTGATCCCAAATCAAGATCCAATTTTTAATGCTTTTAACAATTGTGGAAGACTAAACAAGAAAAGGGGTAGTGTTGGTGGTCTTTTTGATGATTGTGATACTTCCATTGGAACAAAATACCAAAGGGTTGTGCTTTGA